Proteins encoded by one window of Bubalus bubalis isolate 160015118507 breed Murrah chromosome 4, NDDB_SH_1, whole genome shotgun sequence:
- the LOC123332143 gene encoding apolipoprotein L3 isoform X4, with the protein MTDTEEDVDELHNYLNELKRALVEDDKERLSKEQLDRRRFLNKFRRVKWQLEECISKFHELADKVEKVHKGCTISNVLVHSTGAVSGILTIVGLALAPVTMGASVVLLATGIGLGAAATVTSVSTSIIEHVNRSSAETEASRMMSTFMKKWKVLLEVLKSIPTTEKVTKAVQCIEIHIHAIETGQAIPGSAANANIGVNAGRISYPAIKQIETGFKATALTITKGARIGGLATAGVFLLVDVGFMVKESMHLHDGAKTEAAESLRRQAWELERKLEELTQIYESLQEDLI; encoded by the coding sequence GGAAGATGTGGATGAACTACACAATTATCTGAATGAATTGAAAAGAGCCTTGGTTGAGGACGACAAAGAAAGACTCTCCAAAGAGCAGCTGGACAGGAGGAGGTTTCTGAATAAGTTTCGTCGGGTGAAATGGCAGCTGGAGGAGTGCATAAGCAAGTTCCATGAGCTCGCAGACAAGGTTGAGAAGGTCCATAAGGGATGTACCATCTCCAACGTGTTGGTCCATAGCACCGGTGCTGTGTCTGGTATTCTGACCATCGTTGGCCTGGCTCTGGCACCCGTGACAATGGGGGCCAGTGTGGTGCTCTTGGCCACTGGGATAGGGCTGGGAGCAGCAGCTACTGTGACCAGTGTGTCCACCAGTATCATCGAACATGTGAATAGGTCATCAGCAGAAACCGAAGCCAGTCGCATGATGTCAACTTTCATGAAGAAATGGAAGGTTCTCCTAGAGGTACTCAAGAGCATCCCCACAACAGAGAAAGTCACAAAAGCTGTACAGTGCATTGAAATACACATCCATGCCATAGAGACAGGCCAAGCCATTCCTGGCTCTGCAGCCAATGCAAACATAGGCGTGAATGCTGGGAGAATCTCATACCCAGCCATCAAGCAGATAGAGACAGGTTTCAAAGCCACAGCTTTAACAATTACCAAAGGAGCCCGGATCGGGGGTTTGGCCACTGCAGGGGTCTTCCTTCTGGTGGATGTGGGCTTTATGGTGAAGGAGTCAATGCACCTGCATGATGGTGCAAAGACAGAAGCAGCTGAAAGCCTGAGGCGGCAGGCATGGGAGTTGGAGAGGAAGTTGGAGGAGCTCACCCAGATCTATGAGAGTCTGCAGGAGGACCTGATTTAA